The Panthera uncia isolate 11264 chromosome C2, Puncia_PCG_1.0, whole genome shotgun sequence genome contains a region encoding:
- the SLC5A3 gene encoding sodium/myo-inositol cotransporter, protein MRAVLETADIAIVALYFILVMCIGFFAMWKSNRSTVSGYFLAGRSMTWVAIGASLFVSNIGSEHFIGLAGSGAASGFAVGAWEFNALLLLQLLGWVFIPIYIRSGVYTMPEYLSKRFGGHRIQVYFAALSLILYIFTKLSVDLYSGALFIQESLGWNLYVSVILLIGMTALLTVTGGLVAVIYTDTLQALLMIVGALTLMIISMMEIGGFEEVKRRYMLASPNVTSILLTYNLSNTNSCNVHPKKDALKMLRNPTDEDVPWPGFVLGQTPASVWYWCADQVIVQRVLAAKNIAHAKGSTLMAGFLKLLPMFIIVVPGMISRILFADDIACINPEHCMQVCGSRAGCSNIAYPRLVMKLVPVGLRGLMMAVMIAALMSDLDSIFNSASTIFTLDVYKLIRRSASSRELMIVGRIFVAFMVVISIAWVPIIVEMQGGQMYLYIQEVADYLTPPVAALFLLAIFWKRCNEQGAFYGGMAGFVLGAVRLTLAFAYRAPECDQPDDRPGFIKDIHYMYVATALFWVTGLITVIVSLLTPPPTKEQIRTTTFWSKKSLVVKESCSPKDEPYKMQEKSVLRCNENSEAINHIIPNGKSEDSIKGLQPEDVNLLVTCREEGNPVASLGHSEAETPVDAYSNGQAALMGEKERKKETEDGGRYWKFIDWFCGFKSKSLSKRSLRDLMEEEAVCLQMLEEPPQVKLILNIGLFAVCSLGIFMFVYFSL, encoded by the coding sequence ATGAGGGCTGTACTGGAGACAGCAGACATTGCCATAGTGGCCCTGTATTTTATCCTGGTCATGTGCATTGGTTTTTTTGCCATGTGGAAATCTAATAGAAGCACCGTGAGTGGATACTTCCTGGCGGGGCGCTCTATGACCTGGGTAGCAATTGGTGCCTCTCTGTTTGTGAGCAATATTGGGAGTGAGCACTTCATTGGGCTGGCAGGATCTGGAGCTGCAAGTGGATTTGCAGTGGGCGCATGGGAATTCAATGCCTTACTGCTTTTGCAACTTCTGGGATGGGTTTTCATCCCGATTTACATCCGGTCAGGGGTATACACCATGCCTGAATACTTGTCCAAGCGATTTGGTGGCCATAGGATTCAGGTCTATTTCGCAGCCTTGTCTCTGATTCTTTATATCTTCACCAAGCTCTCAGTGGATCTGTATTCGGGTGCCCTCTTTATCCAGGAGTCTTTGGGTTGGAACCTCTATGTGTCTGTCATCCTGCTCATTGGCATGACTGCTTTGCTGACTGTCACCGGAGGCCTTGTTGCAGTGATCTACACAGACACTCTACAGGCTCTGCTTATGATCGTTGGGGCACTCACACTTATGATTATTAGCATGATGGAGATTGGCGGGTTTGAGGAAGTTAAGAGAAGGTACATGTTGGCCTCGCCCAATGTTACTTCCATCTTGTTGACATACAACCTTTCCAACACAAATTCTTGTAATGTCCACCCTAAGAAAGATGCGCTGAAAATGTTACGGAATCCGACAGATGAAGATGTTCCTTGGCCTGGATTCGTTCTTGGGCAGACCCCAGCTTCGGTATGGTACTGGTGTGCTGACCAAGTCATCGTGCAGAGAGTCTTAGCAGCTAAAAACATTGCTCATGCCAAAGGCTCTACTCTTATGGCTGGCTTTTTGAAGCTTCTGCCAATGTTTATCATAGTTGTCCCAGGAATGATTTCCAGGATACTGTTTGCTGATGATATAGCTTGCATCAACCCAGAGCACTGCATGCAAGTGTGTGGAAGCAGAGCTGGGTGCTCTAATATTGCTTACCCACGCCTGGTGATGAAGCTGGTTCCTGTGGGCCTCCGGGGCTTAATGATGGCAGTGATGATTGCGGCTTTGATGAGCGACTTGGACTCTATCTTTAACAGTGCCAGTACCATATTCACCCTCGATGTGTATAAGCTCATCCGCAGGAGCGCAAGCTCCCGAGAACTAATGATTGTGGGGAGGATATTTGTGGCTTTTATGGTGGTGATCAGCATTGCATGGGTGCCAATCATCGTGGAGATGCAAGGAGGCCAGATGTACCTTTACATTCAGGAGGTAGCAGATTACCTGACACCCCCAGTTGCGGCCCTATTCCTTCTGGCAATTTTCTGGAAGCGCTGCAATGAACAAGGGGCTTTCTATGGTGGAATGGCTGGCTTTGTTCTTGGAGCAGTCCGTTTGACACTGGCCTTTGCGTACCGTGCCCCAGAATGTGACCAACCTGATGACAGGCCAGGCTTCATCAAAGACATCCATTACATGTATGTGGCCACAGCATTGTTTTGGGTCACAGGACTTATTACTGTCATTGTTAGCCTTCTCACACCACCTCCCACAAAGGAACAGATTCGTACCACCACCTTTTGGTCTAAGAAGAGCTTGGTGGTGAAGGAGAGCTGCTCCCCGAAAGATGAACCATACAAAATGCAAGAGAAGAGCGTTCTGAGATGCAATGAGAATAGTGAGGCCATCAACCACATCATTCCCAATGGGAAATCTGAAGATAGCATCAAGGGCCTTCAGCCTGAAGATGTTAATCTTTTGGTGACCTGCAGAGAAGAAGGCAATCCAGTGGCTTCATTAGGTCATTCAGAGGCAGAAACACCGGTAGATGCTTATTCCAATGGGCAAGCAGCTCTCatgggtgagaaagagagaaagaaagaaacagaggatgGAGGCCGGTACTGGAAGTTCATAGATTGGTTCTGTGGCTTTAAAAGTAAGAGCCTCAGCAAGAGGAGTCTCAGAGACCTGATGGAGGAGGAGGCTGTTTGTTTACAAATGTTGGAAGAGCCTCCACAAGTTAAACTAATACTAAATATTGGACTTTTTGCTGTGTGTTCACTTGgaattttcatgtttgtttatttttccttatga